DNA from Triticum aestivum cultivar Chinese Spring chromosome 7D, IWGSC CS RefSeq v2.1, whole genome shotgun sequence:
CATTATAGTGGAACTCAATAACATCCTCACCGATGAAATCAGTTAGTTGCAACAATGACACTAAAGGTGGTTTCTGAAAGGGATTGAAAGATGCTGGGGAGAGGCATATATACTTGTCTGCAATCAGGCTCGATCTCTCCTCTAGAAACGGGTCCATGGCTACCACTAGGATCTTCATGTGTCGCTCAATGCTCTTCGCAACCAGGCAAATATATATCAGAAAACCATCGCCCTGTCAGACGTAGACGACCCACATGATTGACAAACAATTTTTTCCTCGACAACTTGCCAACAATTTGGCTTAGAATTTCTCAGAAAAATAGCACGCTATAATGCTGTTAATAGAATGCTATAGTGTGCTGAGCAATAGATCGCAATATAAATGAATGTATAATGTCTCGTTAATAGCATGCTATTGTGCGATATACTCCTTCCCCTGtccgaaattacttgtcgcagaaatgcatAGAAATTGACGTATCTAGAattgaaatacgtctagatacgtGCATTTGTCTGGCAGGTAATTCCAGAGGATGGAAGTAGAACGCTATAACATGATATAACTCACCAACAGTGGATTTTAAAGCCCACGCTATTTTCCTGTAGCACATTTTTTCACTGGTTAGAATTAAACTTAAGGAACCGAGACAGGCTTCGGTGCACCAACTGGCCACCAGCGAGAAAGCCCGGGCCCTGTCAATGAACCAATTATTTTTGGATGGGCAGTCGAGGGCTCCATTCCAAACgagtaaattgcagaaaaccacctgTTTCGAGGTTAGATTTGCGAAAACCACTATAatacatttttttcttcagaaaacacCATGTCTTTAGTAATCttttttgcaaaaaccactgatcggcgGATTAGAGTCGTTTGAGCGTGTTTATGACAAATGGGTCCCTGTTTTTGCTTACGCGACGTAACGGTTTGGGTTTAAAGCAAAAAAAGTCCCGTATTTTTCTTCCTCCATGCAGCCCAGACCCTTCCCACGGGCTGGTCCCAATACTTCCTCCACACCCGACTAGCATGCCCGCCGCCGCTCCCTCcacgggccgccgccgcccctccctccgcAGGATGTAGGCCGCCGCCGCTCCCTACACAGGACGCaggccaccgccgccacctccacggccgccgccgccactccctccGCAGGATGCAGGCCGCCGCTCGCCCGACACCGTATCCGGTCAAATCGGCCTCCAACGTCCCCGCCCGGCACCGGATCCGGCGGGAATGCCTCGGCCAGATCGGCGTGGTGAGCGCGTGGGGCGACAGCGTCCACATCCCCGCCGGTCATGGGGTGGCGGAGGCCGCGACGACCATCTCTAACCCTCATGGACGTCCGTCCTGTTCTGTTTCCATACCCCGATAGCCACCCTCTCGCCGGTGACGAGGGTCCTGTTTTGCTCGCGTCAGCCATGGGCGCTGTGCTGCCGATTTTGTGCACACGGGGCCTAATTACGTTTTCGGTTTTTATTAAGGGGTGTCCATATAAAATTGTTGGGACTAGTTTGTAAATATAGATAAAAACCAATTTGGCATGAAAAGTTATGCCACGCAAGTAAAAACAGGGACCCATCTGTCATAAACGCGCTCAAGCGACTCTAATCCGCCGATCAGTGGTTTTTACAAAAAGATTACTGAAGACATGGTGTTTTCTGCCAAAAAATGTATTGTAGTGGTTTTCGCAAACCTAACCTTCAAACTagtggttttctgcaatttactcGTTCCAAACAGCCCCAAACTTTATTTGAATCGAAAATGCTAGACCTAGGTGTAGCATTAGTGCATTACTCTATTTGATTTGAATTCAGGGGATATACCTTCGTTAAAAAGAATAAGACAAGCTACTCGAGGAGTATGTGAGGCTGGACACCGGCGCACTTTCCCCCTCGCCGCTCGGGGCTGGCTGAGACGCCACCGTCGCCTTCCCTTGGTCGTCGCCGAACCGTTTTGCCACATCGTCCAGGAACTCGGTCAGCACCGGATCTTGGATCGGTGACTCCTGCACGCAGCATACCACCTCGACGCCCACCTTGTCCCAGCAACCGCGGCGCGGCCCCTCCGTCCATCTCACCGTGAAACGGCACGCGCACCGCTCCTCGCGGTCCACGGTGCGGTGAGGTGCCTTCTCTACCTGCATATTTGGTCGACGCCAATTATTACAACATACGTACAGTACATGTGTGTGACGAACGCACTGAGTAGAGCGCGATGCGGAGGACGTACGGCCTCGAGGACGGCGTCGTAGTATTTGATCTCGCCGCCGTGCATATCGCAGGCGAGGCAGAGCTGGTCGCCCGGGCGGAGATCGCCACAGCGGGCGTCGTCGAGGGCGGGGCACGACCGGCGGAACCTCGCGCGCAGCGCGTCCACGGCGCGCGGGGAGGCCAGCTCGGGCGCGTCCGGATGGTACCACTCGTCCGCGTCCTCAAGGAAATCCTCGAACATGACGCGCAGCGAGCCGTCCTGCACCACCAAGCGCGCGCCGTACCAAGCCTCGTCGGACCGTGCGCGGTACTCCatgcggggcggcgggcggcgcggcggcgccggcaccACGGGGGCCTTCGGCTTTCGCGGCGTCCGCTTTCGTGACTTCGGCATTTCCGCGGCACTGTGGGAGTGGCGGCGCTGGGGATTTGGGCACTGGAGAGGGGCGGGGGGTTGTCCGATGTTTTATCGTCCAAATCTTAATCTTTTAGTTTTTTTTAGGCTTTTAACATTAGGAGTCACTAGACATCAGACTTCTGAAAAAAAAAGCATCCATCAGACTAGTGGCTATTCCATTCGTTGATTGATTGCTTCCTTGTACACATTAATACAATATTAACTGCTTGCTGATTCTGTTTACCATTTTTTAGGGAACTAATTTCGCATTTAAGGAACGTAATAAAACTCTAGGGAAATGGGATTCCTTAAGCATtacattgtttccaaaattatcaATTTTGCTTTCATATGAAGAAATTTGTGTTACTGATTGCTGCAAAAATCTAATCCTGTGCAACTTTTTTTTGCTTCCTACAAGGAAAATTTTGCTTGTGATGGAGACTGCTTCATAGACGAACGAACATTGCTTCCATCTAGTATTTTGCTTCGAAACTAGTAAAGATGCTCCGAACAAACAGGGAATTGTTTGTAGGAGTATTATATTGCTTCCAAGTGACGAATGCATATTTTTACCACATTGCTTCAAAAATATAATAGGGTTAGCTTCTAACGAACAATCCAACAGAGAATAGAACCAAAAATGCCAAACGGAGACCGAGCTCCATGAAGGCctttatttgaaaacttcaaaattcaaacttttcagtttcaaaaaattctgaaaataaatacacatatacatatatacataatgtACATGTGTGCAGATTTTTAGGTCGAAATACATTAAAACGTGacctacacaaaaaagacaaatctggggcTCTTTAGTATATGTACTGTTCATCTTTAAAGtccatgattttgttttttttgtgcagctcacaattcaaggtatttcatcctgaaatttttcACACATGCATTTTACATCCTtgcatacatgtgtatttttttcagaattttttgaaaccaaaatttatgaattttgaattttcaaaataaaaGGCTCCATGGAGCTCGTCCTCCAAAATGCCCTTCTCGAATAGAACTTGCTTATAAAGGAAAATAGTAGGAGTATTTGCTTCTAAGGATGATCACAATTTGGTTCCATATACAACACAAATATGTTAAATGGTTATGTTGTGCGAATAATGCCACTGCGATCCACCACAAATAGCACGGCACATGCACGGGGGACACGCCAGCGAGACCATATAATTAAGCATGCCCCCTGGGTTTGATGCATCCTTAACATGCGCACCGCCGTGTAGACAGATGCTTCCAAGGAGGAACAACTGGTAGATCGGAGGCCAGCCGCGAGCAATGATGATGGCCTCGATGAGGAACAACACGGGCTTGCTGATAACCTCAGCACCAATGTCCTGCTTGTAGGCAATTAATGCATGTGGTGCTAAATCATCTCCTGGAAGTGAAAAAATAAGATAAATACCTTTGAAGCTTGTATTTAGGTTGCAGTGAGAAAGCAAATGTAACCATGTGTGCAGAATATAAATTTATGGTTATGAACAAGTAATGAAGCATATAAAATTGTGATGGAAGCATACTAGAAGGTAAGTTGAAGCGATTATGGAGTAGTAACGAAGCATTAAAATTTGAGCAGTGAAGAAGCTGAGGTACTAGAGGTTGATTGTTGAAGCATCACGTGAGATTATTTGAATCAACACAGCGGATTATTCGCAGGAAAATGTATGTAGCTCATATTGTGGAGGTAAAGCGGCCGTGAACCATTAAATATCTGGCAATGAAGCATACAATGACGTCAAAGCTCCGACTGAATCGGATGTGTGCATAAATTTTTGATATATAAACCAAATTAATCAAAGTGCACATATGTACACTGGTAAACAACTCAAACACATACATAAGCCCACCCAGCATAGAAGACAATCAGTGTTCAAATCAACATTTGGCATTTTGAAACAAtaataaaatagattggaagcGTAGAATTGTAAGGAATAGATAATGGCTTGGCAAtcttgcatcggtatctcactAATTCATTAGGAAATCATGGAAGCATATTGTGACATAAATTAAGAAGCATGGTTGTCCTGCGGCGCGCTAGTTATACATAAGAAGCACATATAGGCGACTCATTTAAAAAAAAGCACATTTGGAGACCGACGAAGCATGGATTCTAAAGCAAAAATTTGTTGCTATCACAACATAGATGTGATGCATTGGAAGCATGCATCTAGTTATGAAAAAAAATAGGACGTCTACTTCCAAGTTCCAGTTGCTGAAATTTTTTATGTACAAATCAATATCATCATTCATCAACCTAATTGGGGTCACGTGGGCTTACATGAACAGAAGTTCTGCACTGTAATATGAGCATGCTGATCTGTACTTCAACATTGCAGAACTAGGTGGTTCATAGTATTTGTACTTTGAATCATTGATGCAGCAAAGAAATCGACACCTAAATTAATTTAAAGACGCAAGTAGTAGGTGGTGTAGCCAGGCACACCTGGTGTCGACAAGATGAACTGGTCGATCTGCACAACCTGATGAGGAAAATAACACAGTGGAGACGACGGGCACGGCCGCCTAATGCCGGGCCGATGGACTAGCGAGGCCGCACGGGGCCGCGTCAAGCAGAGCATCTCCACTCGCACTCCAACATGCCCCTCGGGGCGCATTTTTTAGCGCCGGCGGTAAAAAATCGGCCAGTTGTGCCTTCAGTCTTTGTTTGTCGTCGGTTTGGGCCGAAATAATAGCCGGCGAATCCGAGCCGAACCCAGCCCCCTGGGGGGCACCTGGGAGCGCCGGCCGAAGCGAAAAGTCGCGTGGGTCCGCTCTGTCGGCGACAGACATGTCTTTtcccgccgcccccttccctccaTTTTCTCATTGCTTCCCCCCTTCTGCCATTCTCCTCCCGCCATTCTCCCCCTGCTCCCCGCCATCCCGCCATACCGCGAAGAAGTATTCGGCCCCTCGCTCCGCTGCCGCTGCCGATTccacccagccgaagcagaggaagccgagggcgccgatgGCAAAACCGCTGGGcatgtcgaacgccgagtggagggtggaggttcagcgccgggaggctctcaccaccgaccggcggaacaggctcAACGCCAAGAACGCCCGGGACGCGGCCGcgtcggcggcgacggaggcgtctCGCGCAGTCATGAATCCGCTCGGTGGCCACTGTCTGCAAGCTACCTGGAGCCAACAGAGCGTCGCGTCGCCGGCCAACTTCTCGCCGCCGCCACCTTGGGGGTACGCACCCTCGCCTAGCTACTCCGACGACGACACGCCTGGTGGATTCAACTCCAAC
Protein-coding regions in this window:
- the LOC123171275 gene encoding uncharacterized protein, whose translation is MFEDFLEDADEWYHPDAPELASPRAVDALRARFRRSCPALDDARCGDLRPGDQLCLACDMHGGEIKYYDAVLEAVEKAPHRTVDREERCACRFTVRWTEGPRRGCWDKVGVEVVCCVQESPIQDPVLTEFLDDVAKRFGDDQGKATVASQPAPSGEGESAPVSSLTYSSSSLSYSF